The genome window CATTTTCATGATCACTGCACTCCTGAAAAAATGATGTGTCCTGGGATGCTACTTAAAATAGGTGGTTTCTTTCTATGGGATCCTTATACCCTTTGACATTTTACCAGCAGATTTTACTTTGTCTCCTATCTCAGGCTAAAACCTAATGCTAACCATCTCGCAAAAAAATGTATCTATAATTGTTTCCTTAACAAACTATTGCATCATCAAGATAAGTTGGTCTTCAACACATCTCACATAGAGCGTAATTTGAATACTAGAAGAATAGAAATAGCCTCTATAAAATGAACCCAAGTTTACTGAAATTCATCATGTAATAGGATAACTCAGTAAGTTACAAAAAGGTGTGCTGTGACTTTATTCATCACACAAAAAGCAGGCAATAGAAGCAAACATAATATCAGCTGATAGTAGATGAAACAAAAATAATTCAACAGAATTGTCAGTTTTCCTATTTTCTATAGAGCAAATCAAGCTAGAATGATAATGAGAATGAAactaaagaaaagaaaataccATCTCAACTTGTTTCTCTGTGGTTATAGCACCCTTCTCCCGTCTATGCGATGGCAGAGTTTCATTATGATCAGAATTGTAGGTATTCAGACCCATGCTAGCTTGCAAGTTTGACTCACCGGATAGCTCGGTTGAGGAGGATGTCACAGTCATTCTTGGGTTAGAAACTAGTGGTTCTTTAGAAAAACGTACAAGTTTACCATGGGATGATGCTAGTATTTCCGCATTCATTTCTTCTGTTATGTTAGTGTTAGTATTTTGTGTAAAGGGAGTGGTAGATGACAATGGTGCTTGAAACGTTCCAAGCTCAGAATTTGGAAACCAACCGTAtctaaaagaaggaaaaataagtcAGTCGCACAGCTACTGCAGAGGTAAATTCTTAAGGATGCAAAAAGAAAACGTAAAACAAGGACCTGAGACGGAAAACTGGAGGGCTTCCAATCAGATTATTTACATCTGCAGCACTTAGTGTAGTATCTTTAGTCCATCTCAGGGATTGCACCAGGTTTTCCATCTGTACATGGTAAGGAAAAAGCACCAGTTCTCCAGTTGCTATGCTCGAGCTTCCCCATTTACGATTGAGATGTTCCAAAACGGATGACATCTTTTTCCTATTACTTAGAGTGAGTTCCAAGTATGGGTTATGATTATCCTGACACAGAAAGGAAAGAGAAGTGATAGCAAATAAATTTTACATCAAATGTTGTAACCAGTTAACCACAGAACAGCAAAGAGATTTACTTGACCTACCATTTCCAGGGCTCTTCTAGTTCCTTCATCAACAGGAAACAGCTGGAGCTTGAGTTTCATACAACTCTGTAAATTGGTCTCATTTAACAGATTTTGCGATAAAGTAAGCAAAGAATGCACATCTTTCCCAACATGTTCAAATCCATTTATACCTGCAAGTTATACATAAAAAGGATGGCTAGAAGTTAGATACATTAGATGGAATCAACAATCCTCAATGGCAACAGGAAAAGCTGCAGCTAACTACTAACCCTGTGAATTCTGGACCAGTTCAACATCCTTACCGATAGTTGCCCGTTCCAAATGCTCGGCAGCATCAGCTACCAATGAAACTCCAGCAATTGCAGCCTTCTCCCACCTTTTATATGCAGCTGCTGATACAGAACCTGCCACCGAGAGACGATACAACCAAGAGTTGAGCTCAGAGACGGCTTTGTTATTTAGGAAAATGAAAAGCAAAAGAACACTAGAAGAAAAAAGACAAAGCAGTAGACAGACTATATCTGATAGGAATATCACTATTAACACTCCTCTGAACAAGGTATGGAGGGTGGGATAAAGAGAACGTTTTGGCTTGCCACTGCAATGGCATGTGCAACACAGTCAGATATTTTTGTGATCCCATCTGGAAGTAGTGTGTAAGAGTGGAAGAAGACCAAAACACATACTTCCATATAAAAATGAAACACCTATACTCATAGTTACATAATAGGGCATACGAAGAACAATTACTACTATATGTAAAAGAATCTGAGCAACCAACTCAAAACATATGGAATGGATAGGAGTAGCTCGAGACCTTTATAAACCACTTATGCCCTTATATTATATCCAATATGGAGCAATCTATATCTATAACATATGATTTGCTAGAAGATAAAGGGAAAGCATAAAAGCCAAAGAAGCCAAAGGGCAGTCCGGAACAAAACATCCcgcattcacgcagggtccgAGAAAGGGGCGCgccccaaggggtgtgatgtagacaacctaccctaaagcaagcaatagtggttgcttccacggctcgaacccgtgacctataggtcacacagagacaactttaccattgctccaaggctccccttcatttTTTTGATGAAATAAGATTCTTCATTGCAGGCATCCAGAAGATGCAAAGTTACAAGAAGGAATTGAGTTAGCTCCATTACAACAAAAGACTTAATCTGCTTAGGGAGCTAACTCAAAAACATCCGCTTCATAAAAGCCAAAGAAGCAATAATTGCAATTCATTCATGAGCTTATAACTAACAAACCTATCTTTCGTCGATGTCTAGCATTTTTCACTGGAGAAGAGTCTACTTTTGCGTTGCTTCTATTTACACCCATAGTCACATGGCGTTTTAGAGAAGAGCCTTTTCCAGATCCAAATTTCTGTATGCCCTGGTCGTCCAGAAGAACCACTTTAACTGTCCGACTATCATTAGTTGACACTCTGCTATGACTTGAAAGAGATGCAGCAGCTGTAGAACTACTTTCTCCTTGAGAAGGACGCCTTCTTACATTCTTTTTCCGGTCTTTCAACAGCTGACTCTCCTTTATGACAATAAATGTTTGTTTAGTCCAActaagaataaaagaaatcatgcTGAAACATGGGGCACAAAAAGTTGATGTTCTTGACTGACCAAAGTctcaataaatattttaaatctCCGTGGTTTCAAGTGAAGCTTTGAAGCTTTACAGCTAGACTTTTCCAGTAAAGACCACCTACAGTCAAATCAAGATAGCTATATTATTACAAGTAGCTATTTAACATGTACAAGTGTCAAAACTAAGCTGCATTCGCTCCAACTTCACATTATAAATTTGTAGTGGATAGACAGCCAAATTAACTGGTTTACTTCTCCAAACCAGCAAATATTCAACATATTATAAGTGTAGCATGCCTCTCACATAATTTCCAGAGTCATAATACAAcattttaaaagttaaaagagAACTTTGAACCCATGACTTCAATTTTTGCTACACAGCACCATCCTTACATTAATGCATAGCATGCTTCTATGtcataaaaatggaataaaagaGGATTTTGCTGCTAACGAAATGGCATAAAATCATTTCCGGCCAAAGTTTCGTTAGTTTGAAACAACCAGAGAGAGATAAATGACTAGGTGATGCTTCCCACGTACCATCGCAGCATTGCAGCATTAGTGTCCTTGGAATTTTTGGCATCAAGACAAAGTTCCGGACCCAACAACTTGTTCATACGCCTCACAAGACGATAATAATAATGTCTGACCTGCCAAATCAAAGGAATAAAGGTGTcaaaaaaaggaaaagataagTGAAGCAAAAACCATAGTAAAAAAAAGAATCtggataattaaataaataaatgacaCCATATATCACCTGATCCTTGTTTTTACTCTGCACACGACTAGTAATTTTCTCAAAGTTCTGAAAAAGAAAGTGTCACATCCACAGTCATTTTTGATCCACAAGAAAGACAAACAAAAGAGGAAGCCAGCTATATATACACAAAACAGTGAAATACCTTGCCAACTTGTCGCAGTGCAGAGAAAAAGCTTTCTTCCTCCTGACGTGTCCATGCAGCCCATTGACGTGTCTGCCTTTTGGCTGCATTGGTAATAAATATCCCAGCAGCAGAAATGACAAGTTAACCATCCGCAACTAGAGAACAATTAAGTCTAAGACAGCTAAGATAAAGCACATATTTTGATGACATACCTGGTTTCTGCAGCGTAACCCGGTCTTGGGAGGATGATACCTGCTGTGTCACTGCATGATCATGTGTCGGCACGGACAGCTGTGAAACAGGATGATCTTCTGAGGGTATCACTGGCTGTGCTGCCGCAGGATGTTGTGTAACATCAGAAACCCCATCCTTGCACATAAGAGTCTCAGGATGGAGGCATCTGTCACACTCTAAGGCGACTTGTGGCTCCATTTGCATGTTGAAGTCATCCGAAGTACTAGCTTTGCATTCTATTTTCAACTGCAAACACCCGAAGATACTTCTCAAACCTCCAATCCAACTGATAAAATGTGCAGATAAAAAGGTACCTACCAGAGCAAATAAAAGACCACTCAACATTCAAACAGAGAGATTCAAGATTGAATAAGACACATACAGTCAGACTTGCAGACTCAGGAAATAATATTGCTCTCTGTATATGTCAACATACTGCACCATATAAATCCATGCATATGCACATGCTCAGAATATGTACCCTTCAAGATCCATTATCCTTGGTAAGAGATCAAGTATGCACTAATTTCAAGGTGCAAAAAGGAAGAGACAAAAAaaggaataaaaaagaaaaaagatgtaAAAGAACTAAATGTTATAACAGCTTCAGTATACAAAGCAACCAGGAAACAAATGTGGAAGAAACGACAGTTCAACTCATTCTCAAAACATACTTGTTAGGGAGGATCTTATTGAAAAACCTTATAGACGGGACTGGTTTCAGCAAATCCTAAGATTCATCAATGGAACTTAAAAGCTACAGCCGAATTTCAATAAGTAGTCTAGTAGAAAGTATGGGTGTTATCTAAATGATAATAAGTCCTAGAAACCATAATCCCCGTGAAAGTAGGATACACCATTTTTAGTCAACCACTAATAGCTTTAAAAAGAAAACCAagatatttaatatgctaaagcAACAAACATATGAATATTTCCAAAATTATTTGAGTGAATATCATACTGAAAAGAATAAGTTCAGCAAACCATAGTCTTGGTCAAGCAGGAATGAGAAGAAGTAACTATTTAAGAACCTGAAGCAACTAAAAGTAATTAGGAAAATACAATACTCCCTCCGTCCAATTTATGTGGCACCGTTCGACTTTCAAGAGTCAAATAAGTTTTTCTTTGACAGCGATCTTTTCATAcgccttttaaatattttgaatttttaattaCTGTGACTTATTATAATTTTTACGTAATTCCCaagtatataattttttttaaaaaaaatctatgTCCAAATTCACGGTCAAAATTAAGAAATTTGACACTTGAAATCCAAACGGTAccacataaattgggatggaGGGAATATTATAGAGAGCCTAGAAAAGATTATCATGCATGGAAAAAGAGTATCAACTGAAAATTACCCACACgcgaattatttttcttttttaattgtcCTTCATCATACATATTCAATCCAAAGGTTTCAAAGCAGTAAATTGAAAACTAAATATTTAGAATTCTACAATACAAGTTGAGACAACTTTCCAAAAGTTTAAATCATGTTGGTTCATGTCCTAAATTTTATGCATATGTATCATGTATGTACATATGTGTCCTTatcaaaatatatatgtatatatgtgtgtgtggcGCCTGCACATGCACATAGAAAAATATCTCTAAAGAAGATCAATTAAAGGTAAACTGCTTTTATTTAGAAAACTAGTTCATTATGCAAATAGAAGCTCGAATGGATAAAGGATTAAAAGGAATGATTGCAGTAAAGTCacatattgttgttgttattttttttttggttaagtaGTATAGTCACAAACTATTTAtagaaactatggaattatacaCAGAGGTGCCATCAAATTCAATACATGAATGTTCTAAAACTCGCAGAATTCGTGTCTTCTACTTAcatcataattcttctgtgcacAAActagttttttttccttttaggAATAAAGTAAGCATGTAACGAAATAAGTACATGCAGTAGGTCACTGGTTC of Nicotiana tomentosiformis chromosome 7, ASM39032v3, whole genome shotgun sequence contains these proteins:
- the LOC104103923 gene encoding TSL-kinase interacting protein 1 isoform X3, whose translation is MQMEPQVALECDRCLHPETLMCKDGVSDVTQHPAAAQPVIPSEDHPVSQLSVPTHDHAVTQQVSSSQDRVTLQKPAKRQTRQWAAWTRQEEESFFSALRQVGKNFEKITSRVQSKNKDQVRHYYYRLVRRMNKLLGPELCLDAKNSKDTNAAMLRWWSLLEKSSCKASKLHLKPRRFKIFIETLESQLLKDRKKNVRRRPSQGESSSTAAASLSSHSRVSTNDSRTVKVVLLDDQGIQKFGSGKGSSLKRHVTMGVNRSNAKVDSSPVKNARHRRKIGSVSAAAYKRWEKAAIAGVSLVADAAEHLERATIGINGFEHVGKDVHSLLTLSQNLLNETNLQSCMKLKLQLFPVDEGTRRALEMDNHNPYLELTLSNRKKMSSVLEHLNRKWGSSSIATGELVLFPYHVQMENLVQSLRWTKDTTLSAADVNNLIGSPPVFRLRYGWFPNSELGTFQAPLSSTTPFTQNTNTNITEEMNAEILASSHGKLVRFSKEPLVSNPRMTVTSSSTELSGESNLQASMGLNTYNSDHNETLPSHRREKGAITTEKQVEMHDMQGSKTSALSAGDWEDSLTNISVGDLLSDAPDDEETDCIESTLPGSSHFLQQMPFSCDSFDAAIAAHIYKHQSKAESQMALPPQASSIWNAEDTCDAFAFQKDVASRLKAHNSSSNVGAENCQHISQSSSLLLDAGIKDLPGKMEPITDEPAHEDPVDECQSNAQALGGSTKDLSLLSDIYWPDSLGPLELDAPSCRYHSEDLILSDNSLGGLNRLIASSLDAFQNCSFFGLDKKEPGSTVEAVETTSLADYKIGAKV
- the LOC104103923 gene encoding TSL-kinase interacting protein 1 isoform X2 — protein: MQMEPQVALECDRCLHPETLMCKDGVSDVTQHPAAAQPVIPSEDHPVSQLSVPTHDHAVTQQVSSSQDRVTLQKPAKRQTRQWAAWTRQEEESFFSALRQVGKNFEKITSRVQSKNKDQVRHYYYRLVRRMNKLLGPELCLDAKNSKDTNAAMLRWWSLLEKSSCKASKLHLKPRRFKIFIETLESQLLKDRKKNVRRRPSQGESSSTAAASLSSHSRVSTNDSRTVKVVLLDDQGIQKFGSGKGSSLKRHVTMGVNRSNAKVDSSPVKNARHRRKIGSVSAAAYKRWEKAAIAGVSLVADAAEHLERATIGKDVELVQNSQGINGFEHVGKDVHSLLTLSQNLLNETNLQSCMKLKLQLFPVDEGTRRALEMDNHNPYLELTLSNRKKMSSVLEHLNRKWGSSSIATGELVLFPYHVQMENLVQSLRWTKDTTLSAADVNNLIGSPPVFRLRYGWFPNSELGTFQAPLSSTTPFTQNTNTNITEEMNAEILASSHGKLVRFSKEPLVSNPRMTVTSSSTELSGESNLQASMGLNTYNSDHNETLPSHRREKGAITTEKQVEMGSKTSALSAGDWEDSLTNISVGDLLSDAPDDEETDCIESTLPGSSHFLQQMPFSCDSFDAAIAAHIYKHQSKAESQMALPPQASSIWNAEDTCDAFAFQKDVASRLKAHNSSSNVGAENCQHISQSSSLLLDAGIKDLPGKMEPITDEPAHEDPVDECQSNAQALGGSTKDLSLLSDIYWPDSLGPLELDAPSCRYHSEDLILSDNSLGGLNRLIASSLDAFQNCSFFGLDKKEPGSTVEAVETTSLADYKIGAKV
- the LOC104103923 gene encoding TSL-kinase interacting protein 1 isoform X1 → MQMEPQVALECDRCLHPETLMCKDGVSDVTQHPAAAQPVIPSEDHPVSQLSVPTHDHAVTQQVSSSQDRVTLQKPAKRQTRQWAAWTRQEEESFFSALRQVGKNFEKITSRVQSKNKDQVRHYYYRLVRRMNKLLGPELCLDAKNSKDTNAAMLRWWSLLEKSSCKASKLHLKPRRFKIFIETLESQLLKDRKKNVRRRPSQGESSSTAAASLSSHSRVSTNDSRTVKVVLLDDQGIQKFGSGKGSSLKRHVTMGVNRSNAKVDSSPVKNARHRRKIGSVSAAAYKRWEKAAIAGVSLVADAAEHLERATIGKDVELVQNSQGINGFEHVGKDVHSLLTLSQNLLNETNLQSCMKLKLQLFPVDEGTRRALEMDNHNPYLELTLSNRKKMSSVLEHLNRKWGSSSIATGELVLFPYHVQMENLVQSLRWTKDTTLSAADVNNLIGSPPVFRLRYGWFPNSELGTFQAPLSSTTPFTQNTNTNITEEMNAEILASSHGKLVRFSKEPLVSNPRMTVTSSSTELSGESNLQASMGLNTYNSDHNETLPSHRREKGAITTEKQVEMHDMQGSKTSALSAGDWEDSLTNISVGDLLSDAPDDEETDCIESTLPGSSHFLQQMPFSCDSFDAAIAAHIYKHQSKAESQMALPPQASSIWNAEDTCDAFAFQKDVASRLKAHNSSSNVGAENCQHISQSSSLLLDAGIKDLPGKMEPITDEPAHEDPVDECQSNAQALGGSTKDLSLLSDIYWPDSLGPLELDAPSCRYHSEDLILSDNSLGGLNRLIASSLDAFQNCSFFGLDKKEPGSTVEAVETTSLADYKIGAKV